Genomic DNA from Caldicellulosiruptor hydrothermalis 108:
CACTACAAACCCAGATGTCCAGTTTTCTATAAAGCACTCTGAAGCAACTTTTTCAAATACAGTAATTTCATCTGTAATTTCTTTCAAAGCTTCTTCTTTCCCCCTGTACTCAACATCAGTTAAATGATGGTGTTTTAACAAGTACCTGTCTCTGTTTTTTTCAAAATCTTCTATTGCCTCAAATAGATTTTCGACAACATGGTAGTTTTGGTCTATTATAGAGGTAAACGGAAGAGCATATATTATCCTTCCAGACTTTTTCAAAATCTCTTTCAGTTTTAATGCTGCAAAAACTCCTGCCAAAGTCTTTCCTGTACCAGTTGGTGTTGTGATTGAAAATATATCTTTCTCTTTGTTCTTTTCAATATTTGAAAGCACAGCCTCAAACACACTTTGCCTTATTCTCTGCAGATTTTTGTCCTGAGTTGGTTTGATAACTTTGTCTCTTACCACAATAAGTCTATCTGACGAAGCATAGCAAGGAAACAGTAACTTGTAATTTGCAGCCGACATCTTGTCTGCCCATATGAGAAGAGAATACAACTTTTGCTGGGCAAAATAAAGCTCAGTTCCATCTTTGAAAGCCTGCGGTATCACACCAATCAAGCGAATGCCATATTCAATTCTTTTAAGATATCTTAGAATATCCTCTATAAAACCCCTTTGCTGTGCCAAAAACTTTTCAAATTCGTTGCCAAGTCCAATTTTTTCAAGCAAAGGCTTTATATCTTCAGCGTTGCACCTCAAATCCTCAATCTGAACATAGGCATCATCTATTTTCTGAACAAGGTTTATATCTGCCTTGAAATCTCCTTTAAATTTTTCTGGCAGGTTCTTGCTAATATCCTTGACATCTCCGTGATGGTGAAGAATGCAAGCGTAAATCAAAAGAGATATGACTTCATCTAAAGAAGCTGGGGGGTTCATCTGTTGTAAGCACAGTCCTTTCTTTTGCATCCAGCAAAAGACTCCAAAGATGGCTGATAAAAAACCATGCTGTGAATGCTTGCTTGATACACCGCTAAGATGACTTTGAAAAAATGTTGTAAATTTCCCAAAGTCATGACAAAGACATATAATTTGCAGTGCTTCTTTTTCCCAGTTCTTAAGCTCAACATTTGCCTCCATAGCATAGTGATAAACTTCAAGAAGGTGATCATAAAGAAGCTTATCAGGATTTTTGTGAGAATAATACTCCATACAAATCCCACCTTTTTGATAATATATAAAAACTTTTTTGACAAAACAAGAAAAACGCCATCTGGGCTATCCCCCAAATGGCAAAAGATTTTTTACATCACACAAATGCATTCTTTTCTGTCACCTGAAAATTCTTTTATATAATACACCTTGTCCTGCGCACTGCTATCCAAATCTACCCAGATAGGATTGAGATTTTCGTCGTGAATATACGTCTTGACCTTTGTGGCAAACCTATCTTTGTCAAAATCGCACGGCATCCTGTCTTTCATAAGAGCAAGAGAAGAAGCAGACTCTAACTCTAAGCTTAGAGATTTTATTAAGCCTGCATCAAGCACAGTTAAAATACCTGCCCTGCTGTCTTCCCACCTGCAGGCTTCAAATTCACCCAAAAACTCAGTTTTTGCAGCAAACGGAGCACTGCCAAAGTATATCGGAAATTCTGACTTGCCACTTTCAAGCCTTGCCCTCAAGAGAGAATATATCTTCTCATCTTTTGGCATAACAAAAACTCTAAAACCTACAAATCCATTGTATCCAGCCAAGATCTCAAGCGGCACCTGTGTGTGGGTATTTGGATTTTTTAGTTCATTTACAGTTGTTGCTTTTATATAGTTCACCGTCTGTACAATCTTATATGTCCTTTCTATCTTTTGTACTGCAATCAAAAGGTTTTCTGCTGAGAGCACCTCATAATAACTATCCCTCTCAAAACCCAAGATAGCTGCAACCATACCTTCAATCACAGTCCTCGGTGGCACCAGATACGAAAGCGATGATGAGTTTGTATAAAATTTTCTAAAGTGGGCAAACTTGCCTTTGAGGTCAAACACTAAAAATTTCATTTTCTTCTCACCTTGTTCTTCCTAAACTTCTTCAAGCTCAAAAGTACCAAATGCATCTTTAAAGTCCACAACATTGCCATCGCAAACAAGGCAAAGGTCGGGGTGCTTGAAATAGTAAATCTTTGAAATTACATCCTTGTTCTTATGCAAAAACTCAACCAGGGCTGTGATGTCAAGCTGAACGTCTTCAATTTTTCGCGGTTTTTCGACAACCTCAATGAGTTTAATGTAATCTCTGAGGTCTCCAAGCAAGGTCTTATCATCTACATACTCTACTCTCATGTAAAGCCTCGGATACTGACCTATCTTGCTTCTGGTTGCCTGAAGTGGAATTGCTTCTTTCATTGCTCTATCCAAAAACTTTAGGTCATCTTCTGTAAGTCTAGTCTCTTTTGCTCTTCTTGCGCTCACTATTCCAGAAAAAGCTATGAAAGAGTATTTCACTCTGTAGTCTTTGCCTATAGCACCCTGCTGTTTTTTCTCATCGCTTGCAAAATGGCTTGTGATAGATGCTTCTAAAAGCTCAACCTTGTTCAGAGAATATCCCCAGTTGAACTGTACAGGCCCGATGTAAGTTCTCGTCTCTTTCTTAATAGGTATTGTTGCACCAAAAAGCCTTATGTCAATGAAGGTCTCAAGCTCGTCGATGTCTTCTCCTACGCTTTTGATTACTTCTTCTGGCTTTACGCTCTTGCCTTCAATCTTTCGAACATAAATTGGAATACCCTGGTCGTCTGCATAATCACGGATATACCTTTTTACACGAACATCTGACACAAGGTTTATCTCTTTTTCCCAATCCATCCTTGGTCGATTTTCCTCATCTGGGTCACCGTTTGGATTGCAAAGCTTAGCATCATAGGTAAACAAAATCTCGCTGTTCTTATCAATAATCTTCTTTTCCATCTTTCATCAGCCCTCCTATTTTAATTAGATGTATCCTGAGAGTTTGAAGAAGCATTTAATATAACCTTTTGAGTTTTGTATGCATAACCTGAGAGAATGTAAAAAAGAGTTTCATACTTGTCAAGCTTCCATGAATCTATGTGCTTGTCTAAAAGCCTCTTCATCTCGGCAAAAATCATCTCGGTGTATGGCAAAATCTTTTCCTGCCTCAGCTTGTTGTGAACATCATTGCACAGTCTTATAAGCTTTGGCTTGTCAATCCCATTGTAATTTATCTTGTTCAAAATTGGTTTGTGCCCAGCAGAGTCGTCTTGCCTATCTTTGGTAGCAAGATATTGTTTTGCTCCTATCTCGCCAATCAAAACTCCAAGCAAAAACAGAGCTGTCTTTGGCTCATCATAATTCATTTGTTGAATATAGCTTTTGAGATCGTCGGACAAATTCAGCTGCGCAACATCCATCCCTCTTTTCACCTCCAGACAATCCAAAATTTCTAAAAATCTTATAACAAAAACCATTCTGATAACCATTGAAGCAATGTCGTTTCCTATAAACTTTGAAAGGTTATACCCTTCTTTCCCGTAAACAACAACACCTACTGCCTTTATGAAGTTTTCTATGAGAACATCTCTTGCTATTCTCTTGCCAGAAAAAATAGCATCGTAGATGTTCAAAAGCCTTTGCGATTCTTTGCTCTCACTTATGTTTTTGAGCCTTATTGGGACGCTGTAATAGATGCTTTCAAGGGAAATCTTAAAAGAAGGGTCATTCCCAATGAGGTCAGTATATTGAGAAAAAACTTTTGATGCTGCATTGTAAATTTTGTCGAAAATTGAAGGATTGATGTCGGGTATAAACCTTATTATCTTTGTACTTGCTTGTGCTTCTCTGTAAAAAATCAGGTTCAGTAAAAAATAGTGGTTTTGGTCGAAATATGAAAGAAAGTTGTATATATCATCTCGCAGTTTTTCCAGGCTGTTATAGTTCCATGCAGTGTTCAACGAATTCGTGATATTTTGGGAAAGTTCTTCTAAATAGTTTTTTGTTAGCTTTGCACTTGTGTAAACAAAAGTTGGCAGAACATATACATCAAAAGAGCCAAGCTGGGTTTTAAGTTTATTTCTTAAAAATATATCTCCTGCCACAAGCTTTAAAAGACATTTTTCGCATACAGTTATGTTCTTGGCATAGTTCTTTTGGTCAAGATAAGATGCAAATATATTCTGGTTTGTCGTAAAATATTTAAACTTTGTCTTTTTAAATCCTTCGAATGATAAGTTATCTGTGTCCAAACATATATAACATATATTACCTTCTTTTTGCTTCTTTTTAGTCTTTTCTGTGCCTTTTTTGACCTGGCGTTTGTATGCAATAACAGCGTCAATATACTCTGGATAGCTTGTCAAAGGCTTTCCATCAACGCAAAGTACATATAAGCCTATTTGCTGAGGTTTTAGCTCTGTTAATTTCTTTAATCCATTTGTACATTCCTTTGTAAAAATATCTCTCAATTGCTTAAAAATCTTATCTGTTGATTTTGCATTGTTAATTAGTTCTTTGTAAATCTGTGATAGCGGCTTTTCAGTCAATCTCTTGTTGTCATTTACCACTATATTGTCAGTATCTAAAAAATAAACGTATTTTTTCTCTATCTTCTGCTGCAAATACCTCTTTTCTTCATCGATAAGTTCAGAAGACTTGCTTAGATATTCTTTGACTTTGACAAAATACATATCCAATATTTTTTTACATATGTCAGATACTACAGGTATTTCACATTCAACAAGGTTTGGAATGGTTTCTGTTAGAAAATATGCAAAAGATGTCGTAGAAGCAAACCATTGTGACGAATTTGCCCCTTCTGCCGAACCAACATAAACATATTTTTTAGCAGTTTCATCATCAATTTCTTCAGCACAGTCTATATTAATCTTTTTCTCATTTGTAGAAAAGTCAATTTTTGCAACATATCTCTTTTCATCCCCAGATGGAACCTCAATATCTTCTGTAAGAACAGATAAATAGGCATCATTTCCAGATGCATCACCAATTAGAACATCACCAATCTCAACTATTTCCTCTATCAATAGCCTCTCACCTCACTTTTATGTTAATTATACCAATTTTATTTTCAAGATACAACCAAATTTTGAACTTGCAATCCTCGTTACTTAGTACACTTTTTAATTTTACATACCATCATTTAATTTTTAAGGTCAAATTTTATGCGAAGTTAATTAGCTTTATATGTCATTTTTTTCATTTTATATTATTTTTGCTTGTGCAAAAATTGACATTTTTAATTATGTACTTTGTGATTTGTGACGTATTATGACTTTTGTATTTACCAATTGCTGTCGACCTGTAATCCCCCCAAAAACCCCCGGGGATCGACAGCAAAAGGTAAATTCTGGTATGTGTTGACTTTCAAGAGCTTGTGGAGTATAATAGAAATAACATACAGCAGCTTGAAAACTTAACCATTTGTTCCTTGTAAGATTTCTCAAGCCATCTACGGGTTTGTAGCCTTCCCTTTGGGGATTGAAACAAAAACTTTGTGGAAAACTAAGTATTTACAAAAGTGGTTTGTAGCCTTCCCTTTGGGGATTGAAACCACATCGAAAATGCGGGTAATATTTTTATACTACCGTTTGTAGCCTTCCCTTTGGGGATTGAAACAGAATCGAAGTCATGAAACTTGCAGCTTTGTTTCCTAGTTTGTAGCCTTCCCTTTGGGGATTGAAACCACTTGCTACAGCACTTGTTATGTCACTGCCTGCATGGTTTGTAGCCTTCCCTTTGGGGATTGAAACATGCATATCCCTCTCCGAGCACCCAATTATTAGTTTGTAGCCTTCCCTTTGGGGATTGAAACACGTTGCAAAGCGGTATAGGGGACATGGGCTTGAATGTTTGTAGCCTTCCCTTTGGGGATTGAAACAAATTATAAATGCTATGGGCCAAATTAAGGTAAGGTTTGTAGCCTTCCCTTTGGGGATTGAAACATGTTAACTCAATGTATCCTTTTGTTATGAGAAATAGTTTGTAGCCTTCCCTTTGGGGATTGAAACTCATTACCATCTCTTAAAGTAAAAAGCAAACTTAGTTTGTAGCCTTCCCTTTGGGGATTGAAACTCATTACCATCTCTTAAAGTAAAAAGCAAACTTAGTTTGTAGCCTTCCCTTTGGGGATTGAAACTATAATCTTAGTTTTATCTTCTAATGTTTGTGCTTGGTTTGTAGCCTTCCCTTTGGGGATTGAAACTAATATCTGATTTGGAGACTATTACCTTCTCTTTGGGTTTGTAGCCTTCCCTTTGGGGATTGAAACTTACACCATTATCGTTAATTACTAACTCATAAGTTTGTTTGTAGCCTTCCCTTTGGGGATTGAAACCTATTTTACTCGGTATTAATTTTCACCATTTTACTCGTTTGTAGCCTTCCCTTTGGGGATTGAAACTCTAGACGAAAATATTGAAGCTATTGTAGAATATGAGTTTGTAGCCTTCCCTTTGGGGATTGAAACTTACGCAATGAGAGTTCAAACCATCAAGACTATGACTGTTTGTAGCCTTCCCTTTGGGGATTGAAATACCCTTCGTCAAAATTATTGATTTTTTTCAATTCAGTTTGTAGCCTTCCCTTTGGGGATTGAAACGGGTAGGGGCCCCAAACGAGCCCTTTGGGCGAGCTTGGCTTGTAGCCTTCCCTTTGGGGATTGAAACATCAATATGTTTAGTTGTCGTTAGAAAAGGCGGTGGTTTGTAGCCTTCCCTTTGGGGATTGAAACTTGATATCAACAAGTGCTTGAATTCTGTGGAAACCATTGGTTTGTAGCCTACCCTTTGAAGATTAAAAAAATGAAACTGTGAGACCGCTTTTGTGGTATAATTAAATTGGACAAAAAATAAAACAAACTCAGCATCTTTGGCTGCAGAGTGTAGAATTTTATTCTGAAAAATTCATAAGTCGGAGTGAAATTGCCTTGAGCTCTGAAATTCCACCAATGGAGCATGATACCACTTTTAAGTTCTTGCTCAAAGACAAAAAAGAGCTACTTGTGCTTGTAAAAGACATTCTCAGATACAGCTGGGCAGATGAAATAGATGAGGAGTCTATAGAATTTGATGACAGCGAATTTGTAACACAGCAGCTATCCCAGCTCAGAGCCGATATTGTTGCAAAAGCAAAGCTAAAAGGAAGAGAAGTATATTTTTATATCCTGATAGAGAACCAGTCGACAGTGAAAAGGGATATGGCACAGAAGATACTGAAGTACATGGTAAGCCTGTGGTGGAAGGAACTTAGCAAAGGGGCAGAGAACCTTCCGCCTGTTATACCCATAGTTGTGTACAACGGAACAAAGGAAAAATGGAATCTTTCTACTGATTTAATGGAAGCATTTGAGACTTTCAAGGATGATGTATTCAGATACAGAGTAGTAGATGTGTCTGAAGTAGATGTCAAAAAGATTCTTCAAGAGGAGAAGGACTTGCTAACGCCGATAATATTTTATTTAGAGCAGGTAAGAGAAGACAGGGATGAGCTTATAAGAAGGCTTTTAGAGGTTGAGAAGAATGTAGAGAAACTGAGCAATGAGAACGTAGACAGATTTTTAAGGTGGGCATATTACATAATACGACCGAGGCTGCTGGAAGAGCAAAAAGAGGAGTATGAAAGGGTAGCAGAAAGAGTTAAACAAGGGGGTGGCAAAAATATGGGTGAATTTATATCAAATGTAGCAAGACTTCTTGATGAAGCAAGAGCAAAAGATTTCAACCTTGGACTGCAACAAGGTTTGCAACAAGGTATTCGTGAAAGTCAAATTAGAATAGCTAAGAAGATGATACAAAAGGGTATAAGAGATGAAGAGATAGCAGAGCTGACCGAACTTGATATTGAGGAGATAAAGAGATTGAGAAAAGAGCTTTTGAATTGACAGCAAGAGAATTTAACCACAAGTGGCTTTAGAGTTAAAAAGCGGCTTGTGGTTTTTGTTTTTTTAAAGCAAGAGTAATACAGATTATAGTTTTTGAATATTATTCAAAAGATGACTTATATTATTTCCATTTTGATCAAAAGTCATATCTGTCGACCTCCGGTGGCAAAATTTTAAGATTTAATTTGTATGCGATTTCAGAATTGCAGCACATGGATTTGGCAAAACTTCTGGCAGCAGCTGGATAGACGGAAGGGTTCGATAGGTCTTTATCGATTGATTTTTTTTGGCTGATTTGAGTTTTTTACAGATGTTTTGATATGAAAATATTTACAGGAATGTATAAATTAGATATAATAAAATTAAGCTTTGACGTGTTTGTAGTCTTCCCTTTGGGGATTGAAACCGTCTACTTCTAAAATTTTATCTTGATAATCCGATTGTTTGTATCCTGCCCTTTGGGAATTGGTTGCAGTTTGAGGGATTTTGTGATTTTTTGTTTGTGATTTAACAAAAAAGCCACAGACATTAACTTGTTTTGTTATTGCCTGTGGCTTTAAAGTTTTTAAGCTTAATTTTTTCACTCTTCCTCAATATCTATTTCAACTAATTTATTTTTATCCATATCTATCATCTTTTTTCCTTTTGCAATTTTCTCGCAGTCATCTTCATACTCATCATGTTTAAGCCAGATTTTGTATATAGATAAGACGCTGTTGATATTGTCGAAATCATAGGCGCATCTGAATACAAATTTACTGCCATTTGATACCCCTTTGTAAATATATGGTTTATTTATCCCCCAAGTTTCATTGTGTTGCAGTTCTCCTTTTAAACCTTGATACTCCCTGTAATTTTTGAAATACAATTTTACCTTCTTTATAAGTTCCATTAACTGATTATGAATAAAATTCTTATACTGTTCATTTTTATTTATTAATTCTTTTACCTCTGTACTTACCTTTATTGTTGTATTGATGTAATCTTCAAAAATAAACTGTGCAAAAGCATTTGGGCTTACAATCTCTTGCCCATCAACTACTATTTTTTCGAAGAAATACGGCATTGTGTCTACAACTTCTTTTTCAGCTTCACTAAGTTCTTGATAACTTAGCTGCCCAGCTTTCAGCAAGTTAGC
This window encodes:
- the cas5 gene encoding CRISPR-associated protein Cas5 — its product is MKFLVFDLKGKFAHFRKFYTNSSSLSYLVPPRTVIEGMVAAILGFERDSYYEVLSAENLLIAVQKIERTYKIVQTVNYIKATTVNELKNPNTHTQVPLEILAGYNGFVGFRVFVMPKDEKIYSLLRARLESGKSEFPIYFGSAPFAAKTEFLGEFEACRWEDSRAGILTVLDAGLIKSLSLELESASSLALMKDRMPCDFDKDRFATKVKTYIHDENLNPIWVDLDSSAQDKVYYIKEFSGDRKECICVM
- the cas7b gene encoding type I-B CRISPR-associated protein Cas7/Csh2, with the protein product MEKKIIDKNSEILFTYDAKLCNPNGDPDEENRPRMDWEKEINLVSDVRVKRYIRDYADDQGIPIYVRKIEGKSVKPEEVIKSVGEDIDELETFIDIRLFGATIPIKKETRTYIGPVQFNWGYSLNKVELLEASITSHFASDEKKQQGAIGKDYRVKYSFIAFSGIVSARRAKETRLTEDDLKFLDRAMKEAIPLQATRSKIGQYPRLYMRVEYVDDKTLLGDLRDYIKLIEVVEKPRKIEDVQLDITALVEFLHKNKDVISKIYYFKHPDLCLVCDGNVVDFKDAFGTFELEEV
- a CDS encoding TIGR02556 family CRISPR-associated protein, with the translated sequence MIEEIVEIGDVLIGDASGNDAYLSVLTEDIEVPSGDEKRYVAKIDFSTNEKKINIDCAEEIDDETAKKYVYVGSAEGANSSQWFASTTSFAYFLTETIPNLVECEIPVVSDICKKILDMYFVKVKEYLSKSSELIDEEKRYLQQKIEKKYVYFLDTDNIVVNDNKRLTEKPLSQIYKELINNAKSTDKIFKQLRDIFTKECTNGLKKLTELKPQQIGLYVLCVDGKPLTSYPEYIDAVIAYKRQVKKGTEKTKKKQKEGNICYICLDTDNLSFEGFKKTKFKYFTTNQNIFASYLDQKNYAKNITVCEKCLLKLVAGDIFLRNKLKTQLGSFDVYVLPTFVYTSAKLTKNYLEELSQNITNSLNTAWNYNSLEKLRDDIYNFLSYFDQNHYFLLNLIFYREAQASTKIIRFIPDINPSIFDKIYNAASKVFSQYTDLIGNDPSFKISLESIYYSVPIRLKNISESKESQRLLNIYDAIFSGKRIARDVLIENFIKAVGVVVYGKEGYNLSKFIGNDIASMVIRMVFVIRFLEILDCLEVKRGMDVAQLNLSDDLKSYIQQMNYDEPKTALFLLGVLIGEIGAKQYLATKDRQDDSAGHKPILNKINYNGIDKPKLIRLCNDVHNKLRQEKILPYTEMIFAEMKRLLDKHIDSWKLDKYETLFYILSGYAYKTQKVILNASSNSQDTSN
- a CDS encoding Rpn family recombination-promoting nuclease/putative transposase produces the protein MSSEIPPMEHDTTFKFLLKDKKELLVLVKDILRYSWADEIDEESIEFDDSEFVTQQLSQLRADIVAKAKLKGREVYFYILIENQSTVKRDMAQKILKYMVSLWWKELSKGAENLPPVIPIVVYNGTKEKWNLSTDLMEAFETFKDDVFRYRVVDVSEVDVKKILQEEKDLLTPIIFYLEQVREDRDELIRRLLEVEKNVEKLSNENVDRFLRWAYYIIRPRLLEEQKEEYERVAERVKQGGGKNMGEFISNVARLLDEARAKDFNLGLQQGLQQGIRESQIRIAKKMIQKGIRDEEIAELTELDIEEIKRLRKELLN